From Paenibacillus physcomitrellae, the proteins below share one genomic window:
- a CDS encoding YhcN/YlaJ family sporulation lipoprotein, translated as MRSWTYILAAAIAFAALSGCGANKGANQADQARNQTQRMESTGQLNAQQRTQQIHQQQTNPGAAASNGNGNQTGQLAADAHLEQLASRVPGVKGAHVVMLGKTAIIGIDVDGKLDRSRVGTIKYSVAEAVHKDPRGANAIVTADADVSNRLAEIGSSIREGRPIEGMANELADLVGRIVPQLPSDVKQNEDNQQITSPGDRLRGQNVPNNNQPRRETPAQQPHQQMTR; from the coding sequence ATGCGAAGCTGGACATATATACTGGCGGCAGCCATTGCTTTCGCGGCTCTGTCCGGATGCGGGGCTAATAAAGGGGCCAATCAGGCGGACCAAGCCAGAAACCAGACTCAACGGATGGAAAGTACGGGACAACTGAACGCCCAACAGAGGACTCAGCAGATCCATCAGCAGCAAACAAATCCCGGAGCGGCAGCGAGCAACGGGAATGGGAATCAAACTGGCCAATTGGCAGCTGATGCTCATCTGGAGCAGCTGGCTTCCCGGGTTCCGGGCGTTAAAGGCGCTCACGTGGTGATGCTCGGGAAAACGGCAATCATCGGCATCGACGTTGACGGCAAACTTGATCGTTCACGTGTCGGCACCATCAAATATTCGGTAGCCGAAGCTGTTCATAAGGACCCACGCGGCGCCAATGCCATCGTTACCGCTGATGCCGATGTATCCAACCGTTTGGCGGAAATAGGCTCAAGCATTCGTGAAGGCAGACCTATAGAAGGGATGGCTAACGAGCTTGCGGATCTCGTAGGACGGATCGTGCCGCAGCTGCCGTCCGATGTAAAACAAAATGAGGACAACCAGCAGATTACATCTCCAGGCGATCGTTTACGGGGCCAAAATGTGCCGAACAACAACCAGCCCCGGAGAGAAACTCCGGCTCAGCAGCCCCATCAGCAAATGACACGCTAG
- a CDS encoding LCP family protein: MSPSDHGSLPPRQQTQRKSSGGASKGAHARKGKKKKGPVKRFFQILLIMIIVLVIGAGGYAAYLAYNVNETINQAGADRPVAAGQEANVKPLSMLLLGTDYRPESGTHLSDVIMVIAMNPKTKSATVVSLPRDTRFSMEGYKTNKINAFYPNFLAAEKKSGISAEDEMKTMMSKFFDLNIDYVTVLNFQGFRDIVDALHGVDVNVDKDMCYKDTADGTDIDLKKGEQHLNGKEALDFVRYRKSNCSPRTDASDDFDRNRRQNDVLHALIDQAKSLNGVLGAGKAIESVGDNMETDLEQGQIKNMIAAYWNISKENVHFMPITGDWKSPYVYLHDDELEAAKQALKDELAGKTVQTTEDSSSSDGNSGN; encoded by the coding sequence ATGAGTCCATCTGATCATGGAAGTCTTCCTCCTAGACAGCAGACCCAGCGGAAAAGCAGCGGTGGGGCTTCTAAAGGAGCGCACGCAAGGAAAGGGAAGAAGAAAAAGGGTCCTGTCAAACGTTTTTTTCAAATATTGTTGATTATGATTATTGTTCTTGTAATAGGCGCAGGCGGATATGCCGCCTACCTGGCTTATAACGTCAATGAAACCATTAACCAAGCGGGTGCTGACCGACCGGTCGCAGCCGGGCAGGAAGCGAATGTTAAACCTCTTTCGATGCTGCTGCTTGGTACGGATTACCGGCCAGAAAGCGGCACTCATCTCAGTGATGTCATTATGGTCATTGCCATGAATCCAAAGACCAAGTCGGCAACCGTTGTATCGCTTCCGCGTGATACCCGTTTCTCGATGGAGGGTTATAAGACGAATAAGATCAACGCTTTTTATCCTAACTTCCTGGCTGCTGAGAAGAAATCCGGGATTTCAGCCGAAGACGAGATGAAAACGATGATGAGCAAATTTTTCGATTTGAACATTGATTACGTAACGGTGCTGAATTTCCAAGGCTTCCGGGATATCGTGGATGCGCTGCACGGCGTGGACGTCAATGTGGACAAGGACATGTGCTACAAGGATACGGCGGACGGCACGGACATTGATTTGAAAAAGGGCGAGCAGCATCTGAATGGTAAAGAAGCACTTGATTTTGTACGTTATCGTAAATCTAACTGTTCGCCAAGAACAGATGCTTCCGACGATTTTGACCGCAACCGCCGCCAAAACGATGTCCTGCATGCGCTGATTGACCAGGCGAAATCGCTGAATGGCGTTTTGGGTGCAGGCAAAGCGATTGAATCCGTTGGCGATAACATGGAAACTGATCTGGAGCAGGGGCAGATCAAGAACATGATCGCTGCCTACTGGAATATTTCCAAAGAGAATGTCCATTTCATGCCGATTACAGGGGACTGGAAGTCTCCATATGTATATCTGCACGATGATGAGCTGGAAGCGGCTAAACAAGCGCTTAAGGATGAACTGGCCGGCAAGACCGTTCAAACGACCGAGGACAGTTCCTCTTCGGACGGAAATTCGGGCAACTAA